In a single window of the Hoyosella subflava DQS3-9A1 genome:
- a CDS encoding TetR/AcrR family transcriptional regulator, producing MIPSDSDNGRTSRRSSGRRAGRPATKVLTPEKIVAAALDVIEVSGDRGLTISALAKRLGVAPSALYNHVSSKRDLLILVQDDVIERIDYGCFETLPWADAVRQWARSSRDVFATHGHLIPIYAVIPVTNSRAILRMYETVAKGFLAAGWHEGDIVHAIVSIESFVLGSAMDANAPEDMYDIGDLSTEFPVFSSVVAGTREDASGRADVAFEIGLEGLIAGLEVWRSRQQ from the coding sequence GTGATTCCGTCGGACAGCGACAACGGGCGGACGTCGCGACGCTCTTCCGGGAGACGTGCGGGACGGCCAGCTACGAAAGTGCTGACGCCCGAGAAGATTGTTGCGGCAGCGCTCGACGTGATCGAGGTTTCGGGGGATAGGGGCCTGACAATCAGCGCGCTGGCCAAGCGTTTGGGTGTTGCGCCTTCCGCGCTCTACAACCACGTTTCGTCGAAGCGGGACCTGCTGATCCTGGTGCAGGACGACGTCATCGAGCGAATCGACTATGGGTGTTTCGAGACGCTTCCGTGGGCCGACGCGGTTCGTCAGTGGGCCCGGTCCTCCCGGGACGTGTTCGCTACGCACGGTCATCTCATCCCGATCTACGCGGTGATTCCCGTGACAAATTCGAGAGCGATTCTGCGGATGTACGAAACCGTCGCCAAGGGCTTTCTGGCGGCGGGGTGGCACGAGGGTGACATCGTTCATGCGATCGTGTCGATTGAGTCGTTCGTGCTGGGATCGGCAATGGACGCCAACGCGCCGGAAGACATGTATGACATCGGTGATCTCAGTACGGAGTTCCCGGTGTTCTCTTCGGTTGTTGCTGGTACCCGGGAAGACGCCTCGGGCCGAGCGGACGTCGCGTTCGAAATCGGCCTCGAGGGTCTGATCGCCGGACTAGAGGTGTGGCGATCCCGGCAACAATGA
- a CDS encoding DNA alkylation repair protein: protein MNSSLGLAAELTDAVARLGAPETVPAKARFFQALPGGYAAGDKFLGVRVPQLRGLARRYRSQVTVDDAEELLLSEWHEVRLLGAILLVEMFSRADALAQRRIATLMLKRIERLNNWDLIDSSIPYTLGPWLYRNPAERHVLIELADDDLLWRRRAAVMATFAFIRAGEFGETLDLAAKLLGDPHDLIHKAVGWMLREVGARDRQVLDTFLDEHAPSMPRTMLRYAIEKHSPAERHEILMRKRK from the coding sequence GTGAATTCCTCGCTGGGACTCGCGGCAGAACTGACGGATGCTGTGGCAAGGCTTGGTGCTCCCGAAACGGTCCCAGCTAAGGCGCGGTTCTTTCAGGCGCTGCCGGGCGGATACGCTGCCGGAGACAAATTCCTGGGTGTCCGGGTGCCGCAGCTCCGCGGACTTGCTCGGCGCTATCGTTCCCAGGTTACGGTCGATGACGCGGAGGAACTGCTGCTGAGCGAGTGGCATGAGGTGCGGCTCCTCGGTGCGATTCTGCTCGTCGAGATGTTCAGTCGCGCTGACGCACTGGCTCAGCGCCGCATCGCCACTCTAATGCTCAAACGGATCGAACGCCTTAACAACTGGGATCTGATCGATTCGTCGATTCCTTACACTCTCGGTCCGTGGCTCTATCGCAACCCTGCGGAGCGGCATGTGCTCATCGAACTGGCGGATGACGACCTGCTGTGGCGGCGCCGCGCCGCGGTCATGGCCACCTTCGCGTTCATCCGGGCGGGGGAATTCGGCGAGACTCTCGATCTGGCAGCGAAACTTCTCGGCGACCCGCACGATCTCATCCACAAAGCCGTCGGGTGGATGCTCCGCGAGGTCGGCGCACGAGACCGTCAGGTGCTCGACACCTTCCTCGACGAGCATGCCCCGTCGATGCCGCGCACCATGCTTCGGTACGCGATTGAGAAGCACTCGCCGGCCGAACGTCACGAAATTTTGATGCGCAAGAGGAAATGA
- a CDS encoding TetR/AcrR family transcriptional regulator: MEAAVALADEDGAASFSMRKLAERLQVEAMSLYHHFAGKDQILDGMVDAVFSEMEVPFGPDWKAAMRERALTARAVMTRHPWAVGLVDSRSNPGHATLRHHEAVVRCLRSAGFSVQLAAHAFALMDSYIYGFVLQEQNLPLQGAEGFEEVAGNLLAQMPAEEFPYLTEMAVEHVMQPGYSFGKEFTFGLELILDGLERELAKELL; encoded by the coding sequence GTGGAAGCTGCTGTGGCACTTGCCGACGAAGACGGCGCAGCATCGTTCAGTATGCGAAAACTTGCGGAACGCCTACAGGTAGAAGCGATGTCGCTCTATCACCACTTCGCAGGTAAAGACCAGATACTCGACGGCATGGTCGATGCCGTGTTCAGCGAAATGGAGGTGCCCTTCGGGCCCGACTGGAAGGCAGCGATGCGTGAGCGTGCCCTCACTGCACGCGCGGTGATGACACGTCATCCGTGGGCGGTTGGTCTCGTTGACTCGCGGAGCAACCCCGGGCACGCGACATTGCGCCACCACGAGGCGGTGGTTCGGTGCCTGAGGTCCGCGGGGTTTTCTGTGCAGCTGGCGGCGCACGCTTTCGCGCTGATGGATAGCTACATTTACGGTTTCGTTCTGCAAGAGCAGAATCTGCCACTTCAGGGTGCTGAAGGTTTCGAGGAGGTCGCCGGGAACCTTCTGGCACAGATGCCGGCCGAGGAGTTCCCGTACCTCACCGAGATGGCGGTAGAGCATGTGATGCAGCCCGGGTACTCGTTCGGGAAGGAGTTCACCTTCGGTTTAGAGCTGATCCTCGACGGACTCGAACGGGAGCTCGCGAAAGAACTATTATAA
- a CDS encoding lysophospholipid acyltransferase family protein — protein sequence MKNPDVAPVYRSVMRIASPVVKHWGRLEVVGEEHLPLDGPVLLIGNHDSYWDPVAFGTGLMGRRQVCALAKSTLWKYRPVAWVVDRMGQIPIERNKGDAGALDSAIAELKNGACIGIFPEGTISRGAPLRARSGVGRLAQAVPETKVVLATITGSVDIVRFPKRPKIRIELFEPEQGQFKPDESATEFANRVMEDIRRRAPYALPGRKRTAEKYRSRIEAGLPPKEESH from the coding sequence GTGAAGAATCCTGACGTTGCACCTGTTTACCGCTCGGTTATGCGCATTGCCTCTCCTGTGGTGAAGCACTGGGGCCGACTTGAAGTCGTCGGCGAGGAGCACCTGCCGCTTGACGGACCGGTTCTGCTCATCGGCAACCATGACAGCTATTGGGATCCAGTTGCTTTTGGGACCGGGCTGATGGGCCGTCGGCAGGTTTGCGCGCTCGCCAAGTCAACTCTGTGGAAGTACCGGCCCGTCGCCTGGGTGGTTGACCGGATGGGACAGATCCCTATCGAACGCAACAAGGGTGATGCTGGCGCCCTGGACTCGGCGATTGCTGAGCTCAAAAACGGCGCGTGCATCGGTATTTTTCCGGAGGGGACAATCTCACGCGGCGCTCCGCTGCGTGCGCGCAGCGGTGTAGGCCGACTGGCGCAGGCAGTCCCAGAGACGAAGGTCGTGCTTGCCACAATCACCGGCAGCGTGGACATTGTCCGGTTCCCCAAGCGGCCCAAGATCCGGATCGAACTGTTCGAGCCCGAGCAGGGGCAGTTCAAGCCAGATGAGTCAGCCACCGAGTTCGCCAATCGGGTGATGGAGGACATTCGGCGCCGAGCACCATACGCCCTGCCTGGCCGGAAGCGGACCGCTGAGAAGTACCGCTCACGAATCGAAGCGGGCCTGCCACCCAAAGAAGAGAGTCACTAG
- a CDS encoding sortase family protein, giving the protein MRKRRYGIRALAAALAFSALSAAGCSRNTETDPVNDWVSAPIGQPAPHDEAAVAEPGEPRRIAFARPDGETYFASDIYPDPVYRGGPDGTELNPDTELPVRWAEAGLPGAETGETVVVVGHNYTDRIAPFHHLRDVSIDDGIILDLGHAVLTYRVEAVHAIEKGTMLGEHHLRQHTAGRLVLANCDVLDGSGTGDNYLVVAQLEM; this is encoded by the coding sequence ATGCGCAAACGCAGGTACGGTATTCGAGCGCTGGCCGCGGCGCTCGCGTTTTCAGCCTTATCGGCTGCCGGGTGTTCCCGGAACACGGAAACTGACCCCGTCAACGACTGGGTTTCGGCACCGATCGGTCAGCCGGCTCCACACGACGAAGCAGCGGTCGCCGAGCCTGGCGAGCCGCGACGGATCGCCTTCGCGCGCCCGGACGGTGAAACGTACTTCGCGAGCGACATCTACCCCGACCCGGTGTACCGGGGAGGCCCGGACGGCACGGAACTCAACCCTGATACAGAACTTCCGGTCCGCTGGGCAGAGGCAGGCCTTCCCGGCGCCGAAACCGGCGAAACCGTTGTTGTCGTTGGACACAACTACACCGACCGTATTGCACCGTTCCATCACCTGCGGGATGTCTCGATCGACGACGGCATCATCCTCGATCTCGGCCATGCGGTGCTCACTTACCGGGTGGAGGCTGTGCACGCGATCGAGAAGGGTACCATGCTGGGCGAGCACCATCTGCGCCAGCACACGGCTGGACGGCTGGTGCTCGCCAACTGCGACGTACTCGACGGGTCCGGTACGGGCGACAACTACTTGGTTGTCGCGCAGCTCGAAATGTAG
- a CDS encoding APC family permease yields the protein MQNLIPPGDSVPHPKGLATNKVGTLAGAVLSTASVAPAYALTASIGLIVAAVGLKMPALIIAGFIPMFLAAYAYRELNSDTPDCGASFTWSTKAFGPYVGWMCGWGAVISVIIVLANLAAIAVEFLYLFLGRLTNSVFLMDLAGNRPVNIATTLMFIAIAAWISSRGITTSERVQYILVGFQMVVLLIFAVAALRHVSAGTAPVSLDFSLDWFNPFTGLAVGAFVIGLMGSVFAFWGWDTALTLGEESKDPKRTPGRAGLLCILSVLVTYLLVATAAMMFAGVGTTGLGLGNPVNSENVFGAIAEPVLGHWGGLLLFLAIFISSCASLQATFLPASRAMLAMGSYRAFPAKLATVHPKYKVPSFATAVAAIIAGVFYTVVSTLSERVLFDMIAALGIMICWYYGITAFACVWYFRKQLFTSARNIAFKFLFPLVGGAMLLIVFVISVIESFDPEIGSGASIGGIGLVFFLGFGVLAFGGVLMVIMKQRHPDFFRGETLPRSIAAEPVAETSPMAG from the coding sequence ATGCAGAACCTGATACCTCCGGGCGACTCCGTCCCACATCCGAAGGGCCTCGCCACCAACAAGGTCGGGACCCTCGCTGGTGCTGTCCTCAGCACTGCCTCCGTCGCTCCCGCGTATGCACTCACCGCCAGCATCGGGCTTATCGTCGCCGCGGTGGGTCTGAAAATGCCGGCGCTCATCATCGCCGGATTCATCCCCATGTTCCTCGCGGCCTACGCCTACCGGGAACTGAACTCCGACACCCCTGACTGCGGCGCGTCGTTCACCTGGTCGACGAAGGCGTTCGGACCCTACGTTGGCTGGATGTGCGGCTGGGGCGCAGTGATTTCGGTGATCATCGTCCTGGCGAATCTGGCGGCGATCGCGGTCGAATTCCTGTATCTCTTCCTCGGAAGACTGACGAATTCCGTGTTTTTGATGGACCTGGCAGGAAATCGGCCGGTCAACATCGCTACCACCCTGATGTTCATCGCGATCGCAGCCTGGATCTCGAGCCGCGGCATCACGACCAGCGAACGCGTGCAGTACATCCTCGTCGGCTTCCAGATGGTGGTCCTGCTGATCTTCGCGGTCGCCGCACTGCGTCACGTGTCAGCCGGGACTGCCCCGGTGAGTCTCGATTTCAGCCTGGACTGGTTCAACCCTTTCACTGGCCTGGCTGTTGGGGCGTTCGTCATCGGCCTCATGGGTTCGGTGTTCGCATTCTGGGGCTGGGACACGGCACTGACACTCGGTGAAGAGTCCAAGGACCCGAAGCGCACCCCCGGCCGCGCGGGCCTGCTGTGCATCCTGTCCGTCCTCGTCACATACCTCCTAGTCGCGACTGCCGCGATGATGTTCGCCGGCGTCGGCACCACCGGCCTCGGCCTGGGTAACCCCGTCAACTCGGAAAACGTCTTCGGCGCGATTGCAGAGCCAGTGCTCGGCCATTGGGGCGGCCTCCTGCTGTTCCTCGCGATCTTTATCTCGTCGTGCGCCAGCCTGCAAGCGACCTTCCTGCCAGCCTCACGCGCCATGCTTGCAATGGGCTCCTACCGTGCGTTTCCCGCGAAGCTCGCCACCGTGCACCCGAAGTACAAGGTTCCGTCCTTCGCCACCGCCGTTGCCGCCATCATTGCCGGGGTCTTCTACACCGTGGTCTCGACTCTCTCGGAGCGGGTGCTATTCGACATGATCGCCGCACTCGGCATCATGATCTGCTGGTACTACGGCATCACGGCGTTCGCTTGCGTCTGGTACTTCCGCAAGCAACTGTTCACCAGCGCCCGCAACATCGCGTTCAAGTTCCTATTCCCGCTAGTCGGCGGAGCCATGCTGCTGATCGTGTTCGTCATTTCCGTCATCGAAAGCTTCGACCCGGAGATCGGCAGCGGTGCCTCGATCGGCGGGATCGGCCTGGTCTTCTTCCTCGGCTTCGGGGTCCTCGCGTTCGGCGGAGTGCTCATGGTCATCATGAAGCAGCGTCACCCGGACTTCTTCCGCGGCGAGACACTTCCCAGGTCCATCGCTGCCGAGCCTGTTGCTGAGACTTCACCGATGGCCGGCTAA
- a CDS encoding ABC transporter ATP-binding protein produces MTCRGIVTTMIEAHALTKNFGDKTAVDGIDFTIRPGIVTGFLGPNGAGKSTTMRMILGLDRPTSGSVHVNGHAYAASPAPLREVGALLEAHAIHPGRSARDHLRWLAASNAIPMWRVDEVLEVVGLGSVARQRAGRFSLGMGQRLGIAAALLGDPPVVVLDEPVNGLDPEGIRWVRNLARNLATEGRTVMVSSHLMSEMALTADHLLVIGKGRILADCSMSDFIANHATSYIRVRTPEVTLASHILSGRGLDVSNVDGELRIQGMDAPGIGEIFHSRGVPVHELTSISSSLEDAFMALTADSVEYSAHTELGVPA; encoded by the coding sequence ATGACCTGCCGTGGAATCGTCACCACCATGATCGAGGCACACGCACTCACCAAGAACTTCGGCGACAAAACTGCCGTCGACGGGATCGATTTCACCATTCGTCCAGGCATAGTGACAGGTTTTCTCGGGCCCAACGGCGCCGGCAAGTCCACCACCATGCGCATGATTCTGGGACTCGACCGGCCCACGTCCGGAAGCGTCCATGTCAATGGGCACGCGTATGCGGCCTCCCCTGCTCCGCTGCGCGAGGTCGGCGCGCTTCTCGAAGCGCATGCGATCCATCCCGGCCGGTCAGCCCGTGACCACCTGCGCTGGCTCGCAGCAAGCAACGCCATTCCCATGTGGCGCGTCGACGAGGTACTCGAAGTCGTGGGGCTCGGAAGCGTCGCCCGGCAACGCGCCGGCCGTTTCTCGCTCGGCATGGGCCAGCGGCTTGGTATTGCGGCGGCACTACTCGGAGACCCACCGGTCGTCGTCCTCGATGAACCTGTCAATGGTCTCGATCCCGAAGGCATCCGCTGGGTGCGCAATCTGGCGCGCAACCTTGCCACTGAGGGCCGCACCGTCATGGTCTCCAGTCACCTCATGTCGGAGATGGCACTGACCGCAGACCACCTGCTGGTGATCGGCAAAGGCCGGATTCTCGCCGATTGTTCCATGTCGGATTTCATTGCCAACCACGCGACGTCATACATCAGGGTCCGCACTCCCGAAGTGACGCTGGCTTCGCACATACTTTCTGGCCGTGGACTGGACGTCAGCAATGTCGACGGCGAACTGCGCATCCAGGGCATGGACGCGCCCGGAATCGGCGAAATCTTCCACAGCCGCGGTGTGCCTGTGCACGAACTCACCTCCATCAGCTCGTCACTCGAGGATGCCTTTATGGCGCTCACTGCCGACAGCGTCGAGTACTCCGCCCACACTGAACTTGGAGTTCCCGCATGA
- a CDS encoding NAD(P)-dependent alcohol dehydrogenase, translating to MKAAVYDRYGPPEVMRITDVDKPTPRDDEILVKVYSTTVTAGDYRVRTLDTPAGFRLMSRIVFGVSTPRKPILGSELAGDVASVGKDVRSFAVGDAVVAFTDAGLGCHAEYRCVPESGIVVRKPQNLTYEQSAALCFGGTTALHFLRKAKLKAGERVLVNGASGAVGTACVQLAHHLGAEVTGVCSTANIELVRSLGATHVVDYTREDFVHSGQTYDVIIDVADTARFALSKRALTENGRLLLVSAPLAELLKAPFSSLLRRQKVIGGVALGRLDDVQQLVRLAEEGVYTPVIDRTYAFADIVEAHRYVATRRKKGNVVLVLDQ from the coding sequence ATGAAGGCTGCCGTTTACGATCGTTATGGCCCGCCCGAAGTCATGCGCATAACGGATGTGGACAAGCCCACGCCCAGGGACGACGAAATCCTGGTGAAGGTGTATTCGACAACTGTGACTGCGGGGGACTATCGCGTCCGGACTCTCGACACCCCAGCGGGGTTCAGGCTTATGTCGCGAATCGTGTTCGGTGTTTCCACACCACGAAAGCCCATTCTGGGGTCCGAGCTTGCTGGTGATGTCGCCTCCGTGGGCAAAGATGTTCGTTCCTTCGCAGTCGGTGACGCGGTGGTCGCCTTCACGGACGCGGGGCTGGGCTGTCACGCCGAATACCGGTGCGTACCGGAAAGCGGGATCGTTGTCCGCAAACCTCAGAACCTGACGTACGAGCAATCCGCCGCGCTGTGCTTCGGTGGCACCACGGCATTGCATTTCCTTCGGAAGGCGAAGCTCAAAGCCGGGGAAAGAGTGCTGGTCAACGGTGCATCCGGAGCAGTTGGCACCGCGTGTGTTCAGCTTGCGCACCATCTCGGCGCAGAGGTAACTGGTGTCTGCAGCACAGCGAACATCGAGCTCGTGCGGTCTCTGGGCGCCACCCACGTCGTCGACTACACGAGGGAAGACTTCGTGCACTCGGGCCAGACGTATGACGTCATTATCGACGTGGCCGACACGGCACGGTTCGCGCTCAGCAAGAGAGCGCTTACGGAAAATGGGCGGCTGTTGCTGGTCAGTGCACCCCTTGCTGAACTTCTCAAAGCACCGTTCTCCTCGCTGTTACGGAGGCAAAAGGTGATCGGGGGTGTAGCGCTGGGCCGTCTGGATGATGTGCAGCAGCTTGTCCGACTTGCAGAAGAGGGCGTGTACACGCCAGTTATAGACCGCACTTACGCGTTCGCGGACATCGTTGAAGCGCACCGGTACGTCGCGACCCGCCGAAAGAAGGGGAACGTTGTACTCGTGCTTGACCAGTAA
- a CDS encoding ABC transporter permease subunit, with protein MNTVTSPPAAQTAQSATPTPPPANIRPQHFGDALHAEWIKFRSVRSTKWSLVALVVLGVGLTAMVCALSADWLASAEADESPASFVTWGMMFAQITAVVLGGLIVTSEYGTGMIRNTFAAMPRRGRVLLAKATVLTAVLLVAGTATAFAGYLAGNWFLTDVGVGVPIDGDGVVRALFGNGLYLAALGLFTFAVGVLVRHTAAALSIVLGLIFVVGNMAFFLPGEWGAWVAKLMPGNAGSAIAMPVNFNADALGPWTGFGVFAAEVAIVLIIGWIAVQRRDA; from the coding sequence ATGAACACCGTGACTTCACCGCCTGCTGCTCAGACAGCCCAGTCAGCGACTCCCACACCACCTCCAGCCAACATCCGGCCCCAGCACTTCGGTGACGCCCTGCACGCCGAGTGGATTAAGTTCCGCAGCGTCCGCAGCACGAAATGGTCACTTGTGGCACTCGTTGTGCTTGGGGTAGGACTGACCGCCATGGTGTGCGCGCTCAGCGCTGACTGGCTCGCTTCCGCCGAAGCTGACGAGTCTCCCGCCTCGTTCGTGACGTGGGGGATGATGTTCGCACAAATCACCGCTGTCGTTCTCGGGGGACTCATCGTCACCTCGGAATACGGCACCGGGATGATTCGAAACACGTTCGCTGCGATGCCGCGACGCGGCCGGGTACTTCTCGCTAAGGCGACTGTGCTGACCGCCGTACTTCTAGTCGCAGGGACAGCCACCGCGTTCGCCGGCTACCTAGCCGGCAACTGGTTCCTCACCGACGTGGGAGTCGGAGTACCCATCGATGGTGACGGGGTCGTCCGCGCACTGTTCGGCAACGGCCTCTACCTCGCAGCTCTGGGCCTTTTCACCTTCGCGGTCGGAGTCCTCGTCCGGCACACTGCGGCGGCGCTTTCCATCGTGCTGGGACTGATATTTGTCGTCGGGAACATGGCATTCTTCCTTCCCGGGGAGTGGGGCGCATGGGTCGCCAAACTCATGCCCGGCAACGCGGGTTCGGCAATCGCCATGCCGGTGAACTTCAACGCTGATGCGCTCGGCCCATGGACAGGTTTCGGTGTCTTCGCTGCCGAAGTCGCAATCGTGCTCATCATCGGCTGGATTGCCGTCCAGCGCAGGGACGCCTGA
- a CDS encoding NAD(P)/FAD-dependent oxidoreductase, with the protein MKTHNIVVLGAGYAGVMAANQLAAGHNVTLINARPYFVERIRLHQFVVGGHPAQVPLAEVLNPDVQVIVAQAQRIDAGARHILLDNAPAVAYDYLVYAVGSRAELPTLPGSEFAYSLADWESAQRLRDALKCAPQTVTVVGGGLTGIETAAELAEARPESHVSLVTASVVAPGFSPRGRRAVLRALTRLGVSVYENSRVRRIEQTKVVTDRETVPSDVTIVATGLRAGSLAAESGLTTDMLGRLVTDHALRSSDPRIIAAGDAAGPPADVAHHIRMSCAAALPLGALAARTVNDLAAGNEPGPVSSGFVIQCLSLGRRRGVVQHVAPDDQPRDLAIAGRTGAFVKEQICRGTLRWLAREIQKPGSYKWPEGPRATAEISRKVHAG; encoded by the coding sequence ATGAAAACACACAACATAGTCGTCCTCGGTGCTGGTTACGCAGGTGTTATGGCCGCGAACCAGCTCGCGGCAGGTCACAACGTCACCCTCATCAACGCCCGGCCATACTTCGTTGAACGCATCCGGCTGCATCAGTTCGTTGTTGGTGGGCATCCCGCTCAGGTGCCGCTCGCTGAGGTCCTGAATCCCGACGTCCAGGTGATCGTCGCACAGGCGCAGCGAATCGACGCTGGCGCGCGCCACATCCTCCTCGACAACGCACCGGCAGTGGCTTACGACTACCTCGTGTATGCCGTGGGCAGCCGAGCCGAGCTGCCCACTCTGCCTGGCAGCGAATTCGCGTACAGTCTCGCCGACTGGGAATCCGCGCAACGGCTGCGTGACGCGCTCAAGTGCGCACCGCAAACCGTAACGGTGGTCGGTGGCGGACTCACCGGCATCGAAACAGCCGCTGAGCTCGCGGAAGCCAGGCCGGAATCACACGTCAGCCTTGTCACCGCTTCCGTTGTAGCTCCTGGATTCTCACCACGCGGCCGCCGCGCCGTTCTCCGAGCCCTGACCAGGCTCGGTGTCAGCGTGTACGAAAATTCCCGTGTGCGACGGATCGAGCAGACCAAAGTGGTCACAGACCGTGAAACCGTGCCCAGCGACGTCACGATCGTCGCGACGGGACTGCGCGCAGGGTCTCTCGCTGCGGAAAGCGGGCTCACCACCGACATGCTCGGTCGCCTCGTCACCGACCATGCTCTCCGCTCGTCTGATCCTCGCATCATCGCTGCGGGAGATGCCGCCGGTCCCCCAGCCGACGTGGCGCATCACATTCGCATGAGCTGCGCTGCCGCACTCCCACTCGGGGCACTTGCAGCGAGAACCGTCAACGACCTCGCGGCTGGAAACGAACCTGGACCGGTCTCATCCGGATTCGTAATCCAGTGCCTGAGCCTGGGCCGCCGGCGTGGTGTTGTACAGCACGTCGCACCGGACGACCAGCCGCGCGACCTCGCAATCGCAGGACGAACGGGGGCATTCGTGAAAGAACAGATCTGCCGCGGCACACTGAGGTGGCTGGCGCGAGAAATCCAGAAACCTGGCTCATACAAATGGCCTGAGGGGCCGCGGGCGACAGCAGAGATTTCACGGAAGGTGCATGCCGGATGA
- a CDS encoding RNA polymerase sigma-70 factor has product MRHAEHFEQHRSLLFTIAYEILGTAADAEDAVQDSYPSWASVNLSEVRDPRAFLVRIVTRRALDVLRTQQRRRESYVGPWLPEPIATDGDADAELVEYVSMAMLLVLETLSPVERAVFVLREVFDFPYDDIANVVGKSTAAVRQIAHRAREHVQARRQRFTSDTQRATEVTGAFLLAAHQGDIAALVDMLAPDVVAISDGGGVVSAARRPVHGADRVARFLAGLTSKANRAPAEVTMDFASCNGLPALLVREDGRLSLVLLVEVAEGVIHTLYLLRNPEKLHRFGHTPQIAR; this is encoded by the coding sequence ATGAGACATGCGGAGCACTTCGAGCAGCATCGGAGCTTGCTGTTCACGATTGCCTACGAGATCCTCGGAACCGCAGCTGACGCGGAAGACGCCGTGCAAGACTCGTACCCTTCGTGGGCGTCCGTGAATCTGAGCGAGGTGCGTGACCCACGCGCATTCCTCGTCCGCATCGTGACCCGGCGCGCGCTCGATGTGCTCCGCACCCAGCAGCGGCGCCGTGAGAGTTACGTGGGCCCATGGCTGCCCGAACCAATCGCGACAGATGGGGACGCGGATGCGGAACTCGTGGAATACGTGTCCATGGCCATGCTGCTGGTACTCGAAACTCTTAGCCCCGTCGAACGCGCGGTATTCGTCCTGCGGGAAGTCTTCGACTTTCCCTACGACGACATCGCGAATGTCGTCGGCAAAAGCACAGCCGCGGTGCGGCAGATCGCACACCGCGCTCGCGAACATGTGCAGGCGCGACGGCAGCGCTTCACCTCGGACACACAGCGCGCCACCGAAGTCACTGGGGCATTCCTGCTCGCCGCGCATCAGGGAGATATCGCCGCACTTGTCGACATGCTCGCACCCGATGTAGTCGCCATTTCTGATGGGGGTGGAGTCGTCTCCGCCGCACGGCGGCCCGTGCATGGAGCCGATCGAGTTGCTCGGTTCCTCGCGGGACTCACCAGCAAGGCGAACCGGGCGCCAGCCGAGGTCACCATGGATTTCGCAAGTTGCAACGGACTCCCCGCTCTACTGGTGCGCGAAGACGGACGCCTCAGCCTGGTGTTGCTTGTGGAGGTTGCGGAAGGCGTTATCCACACCCTGTATCTGCTGCGGAACCCGGAAAAGCTCCACCGGTTCGGCCACACACCGCAGATCGCACGGTGA